Below is a window of Impatiens glandulifera chromosome 2, dImpGla2.1, whole genome shotgun sequence DNA.
TGGGTGTCGAGCCATGTCAAACACTCGTGTCTGACGTCAGTACTGCTTTTCTCTCGACCGGAGGCAATCAACGGACCCACGCAGTAGATGGCCGGTGGAGTCGGTAATTTATCTGGGAGGCAGAGGCCGCCTTGTAGCGCTTTTAACGAGTCGGGCTCGAGTGAGTCGAACGAGTTGACTAAGATTCCACTTGAATCATGCAGCTGCAAACTGAGCTCGAGAAACTTGTTGTATGGGTAAGAGTCCCTGTCGAGCATCGGCGAGGGAAGATCGATGGCCGCACAGGAGGGTAAACCGGGAATTTCTACGATTTGTTTCCAATCTCTTAATCTTCCAGGGATTGTTTCGTGGAGTTGAGGAAAGTAGAAAAAGCAGGAAAGACAGCCGATGCCTGAAGTCCAGAAATGGTAGGTGGGGATATTGAGATTGATACCGATTGAGAAAGCGCTTGAGCAAAAGAGGTCGATAATGAAAGCGGAGATGTTGGACCCGGTGGAGAGTGAAATTGATTGGAGTGCAGAACGGACGTTTGGGTCATGGAGGCGGAGTAAATCAAAGGTGATGGATTCGATGTTTGGATAGGAAGAGGGGTCGTTTGGGAGGGTTATTGGAGGAAGGGTGTGAAAGCGAATGGAAGGGACTTGGGCGGAGACAGTGCTGATGTAGGCGGAGGTGGAGCCGGTGTTGAAGGGCGGATCGATGGTGAGGATGACGATGGAAAGGGATGAAGATGATTGATTTAGACTCAGAATGAACTTGCCAAGTTCAACCATGGAGATTAAATGGCCCATGCCAGGTGATGGAAACAAGACCACTACTTCCTCCTCCTTCTTCATTGATTTTTTCTCTCTGCAATAGTCTCTAGTTGTCTCTTCATTGATTCCTGTTTTAAACAAAGTTCTTTTGATACCTATATATACTACTAGTTCTAATACAGCACCATCTGTATAAGTTTGTTTCACCACATGTTTAGCATGCAGACAGTGCCTACTCCTGCTTAATTTGCAGCAGATAAATTAGAAAGTTATactttatatcattttttttttctta
It encodes the following:
- the LOC124926928 gene encoding UDP-glycosyltransferase 88A1-like → MKKEEEVVVLFPSPGMGHLISMVELGKFILSLNQSSSSLSIVILTIDPPFNTGSTSAYISTVSAQVPSIRFHTLPPITLPNDPSSYPNIESITFDLLRLHDPNVRSALQSISLSTGSNISAFIIDLFCSSAFSIGINLNIPTYHFWTSGIGCLSCFFYFPQLHETIPGRLRDWKQIVEIPGLPSCAAIDLPSPMLDRDSYPYNKFLELSLQLHDSSGILVNSFDSLEPDSLKALQGGLCLPDKLPTPPAIYCVGPLIASGREKSSTDVRHECLTWLDTQPTRSVVYLCFGSQGAFSAEQLKEMAVGLEKSGQRFLWVVRSPPSKEANDYFLPRPEPDLDTLLPGGYLERVSGRGMVVKSWAPQVSVLGHESVGAFVTHCGWNSVLEAVLAGVPMVTWPLYAEQRHNKVILVEGLKLALAMMNEEEEEEGGLVMAETVERLVREIMESEEAKSIRDRVRVARGGALAAMGEEGSSLTGLTKFKESLKRRSSS